The following are from one region of the Vibrio hyugaensis genome:
- the fadB gene encoding fatty acid oxidation complex subunit alpha FadB, translating into MIYQAETLQVKEVQDGIAELSFCSPKSVNKLDLATLESLDKALDALIAHQGLKGLMLTSDKDAFIVGADITEFLGLFAKTDAELDQWLQFANSIFNKLEDLPVPTISVLKGHTLGGGCECVLATDMRIGDKTTSIGLPETKLGIMPGFGGCVRLPRVIGADSAMEVITQGKAYRADEALKIGLLDAVVDSDALYESALQTLTSAINEKLDWQARRKQKTSPLTLSKLESMMSFTMAKGLVAQKAGPHYPAPMTAVVTIEEGARFARNEALDIERKHFVKLAKSEEAKSLVGLFLNDQYIKGLAKKSAKSASKDTQRAAVLGAGIMGGGIAYQSALKGVPVLMKDIAQPSLDLGMTEASKLLNKRLSRGRIDGFKMAGILASITPSLHYAGIEESDVIVEAVVENPKVKAAVLSEVEAHVGDDTVITSNTSTIPINLLAKSLKRPENFCGMHFFNPVHRMPLVEIIRGEHTSDETINRVVAYAAKMGKSPIVVNDCPGFFVNRVLFPYFGGFSMLLRDGADFTKIDKIMERKFGWPMGPAYLLDVVGIDTAHHAQAVMAQGFPERMGKQGRDAIDALFEADKYGQKNGNGFYSYTIDRKGKPKKTFSEEILSVLADVCADKQDFDEQTIIQRMMIPMINEVVLCLQEGIIATPQEADMALVYGLGFPPFRGGVFRYLDSIGIAEFVAMAKQYSELGAMYQVPQMLIDMAAKGESFYGAQQQGSI; encoded by the coding sequence ATGATTTACCAAGCCGAAACCCTACAGGTAAAGGAAGTACAAGATGGCATTGCAGAGCTTAGCTTCTGCTCTCCAAAATCCGTAAACAAGCTCGATCTAGCAACACTAGAGTCACTCGACAAAGCTCTTGATGCCCTAATAGCGCACCAAGGGCTGAAGGGCTTGATGCTCACCTCAGATAAAGACGCGTTCATTGTTGGCGCGGACATCACTGAATTCTTAGGTCTTTTTGCTAAGACAGACGCTGAGCTCGATCAGTGGCTGCAATTTGCTAACAGCATCTTCAACAAGCTGGAAGACTTGCCTGTCCCGACTATCTCGGTACTAAAAGGTCACACGTTAGGTGGCGGTTGTGAGTGCGTGCTTGCAACTGATATGCGAATTGGTGACAAAACCACCAGCATCGGTCTACCAGAAACAAAATTAGGCATCATGCCTGGCTTTGGCGGTTGCGTACGTCTGCCACGAGTTATCGGTGCCGACAGTGCAATGGAAGTGATCACGCAAGGTAAAGCGTATCGTGCGGATGAAGCATTGAAGATTGGTCTTCTTGATGCGGTTGTTGATAGCGACGCACTTTACGAGTCAGCACTACAAACACTGACATCGGCAATCAACGAGAAGCTAGACTGGCAAGCTCGTCGCAAACAAAAGACATCACCACTCACACTAAGTAAGCTTGAATCAATGATGAGCTTTACCATGGCGAAGGGGCTGGTGGCACAAAAAGCAGGTCCTCACTACCCTGCACCAATGACAGCGGTTGTTACTATTGAAGAAGGCGCGCGCTTCGCTCGCAATGAAGCACTAGACATTGAGCGCAAACACTTCGTAAAACTGGCTAAGTCAGAAGAAGCAAAATCACTGGTTGGTCTCTTCCTTAATGACCAATACATCAAAGGGCTTGCTAAAAAGTCAGCCAAGTCAGCGAGTAAAGATACACAACGTGCAGCCGTTCTTGGTGCGGGGATCATGGGTGGCGGTATCGCCTACCAATCTGCATTAAAAGGCGTCCCAGTCTTAATGAAAGACATCGCACAACCATCACTCGATTTAGGAATGACCGAAGCCTCTAAACTGCTGAATAAACGCCTATCTCGTGGTCGCATTGACGGCTTTAAGATGGCAGGCATCTTAGCGTCTATCACACCAAGCTTACATTACGCGGGTATCGAAGAATCAGACGTGATTGTTGAAGCCGTGGTTGAAAACCCGAAAGTAAAAGCCGCAGTTCTAAGTGAAGTAGAAGCGCATGTCGGTGACGACACCGTTATAACCTCAAACACCTCGACAATTCCAATTAACCTTTTGGCGAAATCGCTAAAACGCCCAGAAAACTTCTGTGGTATGCACTTCTTTAACCCTGTGCATCGTATGCCTCTTGTTGAGATCATCCGTGGTGAGCACACCTCTGATGAAACCATCAATCGTGTTGTTGCATACGCAGCGAAAATGGGCAAATCACCAATTGTCGTCAATGACTGCCCAGGATTCTTTGTTAACCGCGTTCTATTCCCATACTTTGGCGGCTTCAGCATGCTACTTCGTGATGGTGCTGACTTTACGAAAATCGACAAAATCATGGAGCGTAAGTTTGGCTGGCCGATGGGACCTGCATACTTGCTCGATGTTGTTGGTATTGATACCGCCCACCACGCACAAGCCGTGATGGCGCAAGGTTTCCCTGAGCGCATGGGCAAACAAGGTCGTGACGCGATCGATGCACTGTTCGAAGCAGATAAATACGGCCAGAAAAATGGTAATGGCTTCTACAGCTACACCATTGATAGAAAAGGTAAACCGAAGAAAACCTTCTCTGAAGAAATCTTGTCGGTACTCGCTGACGTTTGTGCCGATAAGCAGGACTTTGACGAGCAGACCATCATTCAACGCATGATGATTCCAATGATCAACGAAGTGGTACTGTGTCTACAAGAAGGCATCATCGCCACTCCTCAGGAAGCAGATATGGCATTGGTTTATGGGCTTGGCTTCCCTCCATTCCGCGGCGGCGTATTCCGTTACCTAGATAGTATAGGTATCGCTGAGTTTGTTGCCATGGCAAAACAATACTCAGAACTAGGTGCAATGTACCAAGTACCGCAGATGCTGATTGATATGGCGGCGAAAGGTGAAAGCTTTTACGGTGCACAACAGCAAGGTTCTATCTAA
- a CDS encoding MDR family oxidoreductase — protein sequence MFNALVLNQEDKRTIASIEQIDETQLPEGDVLIDVDYSSLNYKDGLAITGKGKIIRNFPMVPGIDLAGTVVSSEDGRYQAGDKVVLTGWGVGENHWGGMSQRARLKADWLVPLPKGLDSKKAMMVGTAGFTGMLCVQALLDAGIKPEAGEILVTGASGGVGSVAVTLLAQLGYKVAAVTGRVEQNGPLLEKLGASRIIDRVEFEEPARPLEKQVWAGAVDTVGSKVLAKVLAQMDYNSAVAACGLAGGFDLPTTVMPFILRNVRLQGVDSVSCPFEKRTAAWEKLVELLPDSYFEQACTEVELAEAPKYAEDITNGQVTGRVVIKL from the coding sequence ATGTTTAATGCTCTAGTTCTAAATCAAGAAGACAAACGTACTATCGCTAGCATCGAGCAAATCGATGAAACACAATTGCCTGAAGGCGACGTTCTGATTGACGTTGATTACTCATCGTTGAACTACAAAGACGGCCTTGCGATCACAGGTAAAGGTAAAATCATCCGTAACTTCCCGATGGTGCCGGGTATTGACCTAGCAGGCACGGTAGTAAGCTCAGAAGACGGCCGCTACCAAGCAGGTGACAAAGTTGTCCTTACTGGTTGGGGCGTAGGTGAAAACCATTGGGGCGGCATGTCTCAACGTGCTCGTCTAAAAGCGGATTGGCTAGTGCCATTACCAAAAGGTCTAGACAGCAAGAAAGCAATGATGGTGGGTACTGCAGGCTTCACTGGCATGTTATGTGTTCAGGCTCTATTGGATGCGGGCATCAAACCTGAAGCAGGAGAAATCCTAGTGACAGGCGCAAGCGGCGGTGTAGGCTCAGTAGCAGTAACGCTTCTAGCTCAGCTTGGTTACAAAGTTGCGGCCGTAACTGGTCGTGTTGAACAAAATGGCCCGCTACTAGAAAAGTTAGGTGCTAGCCGCATCATCGACCGTGTTGAATTTGAAGAGCCAGCTCGCCCACTCGAAAAACAAGTATGGGCAGGTGCCGTTGATACCGTAGGTAGCAAAGTACTAGCAAAAGTGTTGGCGCAAATGGATTACAACAGCGCAGTCGCGGCTTGTGGTCTTGCAGGTGGTTTCGATCTACCAACGACAGTGATGCCGTTCATCCTACGTAACGTTCGTCTACAAGGTGTGGATTCTGTTTCATGCCCATTTGAAAAACGTACAGCAGCATGGGAAAAATTGGTAGAGCTACTACCAGACAGCTACTTCGAACAAGCTTGTACTGAAGTAGAACTAGCTGAAGCGCCAAAATACGCAGAAGACATCACGAACGGCCAAGTAACGGGTCGTGTGGTTATCAAGCTATAA
- a CDS encoding DUF7151 family protein yields the protein MMIKFALYSVPILVLAGCGGDSNPVDAANNSDVANAFLFQSTQIATGAACLYGGQQFFTGFDSNGDGQLSDQEMTDQQVICNKSDNNQTINALFQTHAEAEAGQCVTGGQRIDTGFDYDADGQLNEEETLYQFYLCNDSATFANNAGYFSLIKLTDEPSGADCATGGTIINSGLDTDRNQQLDDSEITNQRYICNGSNSADGSDGADGADGADGADGADGADGADGADGADGNDGADGSNGQDGINSLIEITPELAGANCANGGSKIDVGLDLNRNDVLDSDEIQSSEYLCNGEDFHPLEVSVLGSNVNENDDDIVFTLSLSEAQDNALDFTYGTVSITATANEDFEAMAGTLTFTPGETSKEIRIPLISDATYECDEMLLLQVNSDEGNYSAFANITDNGETLPSASIQFASQRVFEDQGDVSASVVFEHKLCSDQTVLITTSGDAEKDQDFSAPESVDLTAGYREYPIPLTILDDTDKEELESFTLTATSDGINFSQASASLAIEPVPAQLAGSYYGTCMITQDSLVRCWGYNGYAFATGDSDEVGIDFGEADIFYRCDDENYPTLMNTVALEKGDTYCTNWGGTRTEFGADTNLDGILSDDEVTGGRNQCNTETLNRLTTEPERMDIPQLCALGGSMVLYGIDDNSNGQLDGTTLAEQIQSSQLGDFVFSKLQIGGYHGCMLTDANELRCWGSDSNGRVANGGNTIGDDAAELGNAIPAVALGDNLTVKDFDIGEGHTCAILSDDSLKCWGSGNSGRLGHGETTSIGDSSDELGNNMPSVDLGNDALGVRLTAVKVAAGYQHTCAILSDNSVKCWGDNGDHALGNDDPDGNDIGDDTNEMGDFLQAIDLDNDGIPVDIFAGYENTCVAFDNNRLKCWGNNGSGQGGQARSDDHIGDAGQDWQFSYCGNGNGPVVVSVTENTCNNGQGYTIEYFIDENDNGSVDNGEFYRTRGECTTSFDSNLISQLNQYALNDVECEGKGGFDWVAGVDVDNNGNFGNEMGDSLSFIDVKTSAPLKTLVIGYSAICALFEDHTLNCWGDSTEGTAGLDQEILWGDDVGETPLNAPEVDLGTDRYAVDIAGGGYQMCALLYNHDVKCWGYSEYGETGSLYLYDYSVGNGLDYDEDRPVQEMGDNLPVVEIF from the coding sequence ATGATGATAAAATTTGCGCTTTACTCCGTACCCATTCTGGTACTGGCCGGCTGTGGTGGAGACAGCAATCCCGTCGACGCGGCCAATAATTCCGATGTCGCCAACGCCTTTCTTTTCCAATCAACACAAATAGCTACTGGTGCGGCCTGCCTCTACGGTGGTCAGCAATTTTTCACAGGCTTCGACAGCAATGGCGACGGTCAACTCAGTGATCAGGAAATGACCGACCAACAGGTGATCTGTAATAAAAGTGACAACAATCAAACCATCAACGCGTTGTTCCAAACTCATGCGGAAGCGGAAGCCGGCCAATGTGTCACCGGTGGTCAGCGTATTGATACTGGCTTTGATTATGACGCCGATGGTCAATTGAATGAAGAAGAAACGCTGTATCAATTCTATTTGTGTAATGACAGCGCGACTTTTGCCAACAACGCCGGTTACTTCTCGCTAATCAAACTGACCGACGAGCCAAGCGGTGCAGACTGTGCGACGGGCGGCACCATCATCAATAGCGGTCTCGATACCGATCGCAACCAGCAACTTGATGACAGTGAGATCACCAATCAACGTTATATTTGTAATGGTTCAAACAGTGCGGATGGGAGCGACGGAGCAGACGGAGCAGACGGAGCAGACGGAGCAGACGGAGCAGACGGAGCAGACGGAGCAGACGGAGCAGACGGAGCAGACGGAAATGATGGTGCCGATGGCAGCAATGGTCAAGACGGGATTAACTCTTTAATTGAGATAACCCCTGAATTGGCGGGCGCAAACTGCGCCAACGGCGGTTCAAAAATCGATGTAGGGCTGGATCTCAACCGGAATGATGTGCTCGACAGCGATGAAATCCAATCAAGTGAATACCTGTGTAATGGCGAGGATTTCCACCCACTAGAAGTAAGTGTACTTGGCTCAAACGTGAATGAAAACGATGATGATATTGTCTTTACTCTTTCATTGTCAGAAGCTCAAGACAATGCGCTCGACTTCACCTACGGCACCGTCAGTATCACAGCTACCGCCAACGAAGACTTCGAAGCTATGGCAGGCACACTGACGTTCACACCAGGGGAAACCAGCAAAGAAATTCGCATTCCTTTGATCAGTGACGCCACCTATGAATGTGACGAAATGCTGCTGCTGCAAGTAAATAGCGATGAAGGCAACTACAGTGCCTTTGCCAACATCACCGATAATGGTGAAACCTTGCCAAGCGCATCGATTCAATTTGCTTCACAGCGCGTCTTTGAAGACCAAGGTGACGTGAGTGCCAGCGTGGTGTTTGAGCACAAACTTTGCTCCGATCAAACCGTACTCATCACCACCTCTGGCGATGCTGAAAAAGATCAAGACTTTAGCGCACCAGAAAGCGTCGACTTGACCGCGGGCTATCGTGAGTACCCGATCCCACTCACGATCCTAGATGATACCGACAAAGAAGAGCTGGAATCATTCACCCTCACTGCCACCAGTGATGGGATTAATTTCTCACAAGCCAGCGCCTCACTGGCGATTGAGCCTGTGCCTGCACAACTTGCGGGTAGCTATTACGGCACCTGTATGATCACCCAAGATAGCTTAGTCCGCTGCTGGGGATACAACGGCTATGCGTTTGCAACAGGCGACAGCGATGAAGTTGGTATTGATTTTGGTGAAGCCGATATTTTCTACCGTTGTGACGATGAAAACTACCCAACCCTCATGAACACCGTAGCGCTTGAAAAGGGAGACACATACTGTACCAACTGGGGTGGCACTCGCACTGAATTCGGCGCAGATACCAACCTTGATGGCATTCTGAGTGACGATGAAGTGACAGGAGGTCGCAATCAATGTAATACCGAAACCCTCAATCGCCTGACGACAGAACCCGAGCGAATGGACATTCCTCAACTGTGTGCGCTGGGTGGTTCTATGGTGCTTTACGGTATCGACGATAACAGTAATGGCCAGCTAGATGGCACCACGCTCGCCGAGCAAATCCAATCGTCACAACTTGGCGACTTTGTCTTCAGCAAATTGCAAATTGGTGGCTACCACGGCTGTATGCTGACTGACGCCAACGAACTGCGTTGCTGGGGCAGTGACTCCAATGGTCGTGTGGCGAACGGCGGTAACACCATCGGTGACGACGCCGCGGAGCTGGGCAATGCCATTCCGGCCGTTGCACTCGGTGACAACCTCACCGTCAAAGACTTTGATATTGGTGAAGGCCACACCTGCGCCATCTTAAGCGATGACAGCTTAAAATGCTGGGGCTCAGGCAACAGTGGTCGATTGGGCCATGGTGAAACCACCAGCATTGGTGACAGCAGCGATGAACTGGGCAACAACATGCCAAGCGTAGATTTAGGTAACGATGCGCTTGGCGTACGACTGACCGCCGTGAAAGTGGCCGCTGGCTATCAACACACCTGTGCGATCCTTTCCGATAACAGCGTGAAATGCTGGGGCGACAATGGGGATCATGCACTCGGTAATGACGATCCCGATGGCAACGACATTGGCGATGATACCAACGAAATGGGCGATTTCTTGCAAGCAATCGACCTTGACAACGACGGTATTCCTGTCGACATTTTTGCTGGCTACGAGAACACCTGTGTCGCGTTTGATAACAACCGTTTGAAATGTTGGGGCAACAACGGTAGCGGTCAAGGTGGCCAAGCTCGCAGTGATGATCACATCGGTGATGCAGGCCAAGACTGGCAATTCAGTTACTGTGGTAATGGCAACGGCCCCGTCGTGGTGTCAGTTACCGAGAACACCTGTAACAATGGTCAGGGCTACACGATCGAGTACTTCATCGACGAAAATGACAATGGCTCCGTGGATAACGGTGAGTTCTACCGAACGCGTGGAGAATGCACCACCTCGTTTGACAGCAATTTGATTTCTCAATTGAACCAATACGCGCTGAATGATGTGGAATGTGAAGGCAAAGGCGGTTTCGATTGGGTTGCTGGGGTCGACGTTGATAACAATGGCAACTTTGGTAACGAAATGGGCGACAGCCTTAGCTTTATTGATGTGAAAACCTCAGCGCCACTCAAAACGTTGGTAATCGGCTACAGCGCGATTTGTGCCCTGTTTGAAGATCATACCCTCAACTGTTGGGGTGACAGCACCGAAGGCACCGCGGGTCTTGATCAAGAGATCCTGTGGGGCGATGACGTTGGTGAAACGCCATTGAATGCTCCTGAAGTTGACCTCGGCACCGATCGCTATGCGGTTGATATCGCTGGCGGCGGTTACCAAATGTGTGCCCTTTTGTATAACCATGACGTGAAGTGTTGGGGATACAGTGAATACGGTGAAACCGGTAGCCTTTATCTCTATGACTACTCGGTCGGTAATGGACTGGATTACGATGAAGATCGTCCCGTTCAAGAAATGGGCGATAACTTACCTGTAGTAGAAATATTCTAA
- a CDS encoding LysR family transcriptional regulator, translating into MELEDIYRRDLNLLVALRVLIEESSVSKAATRLNLSQSAMSRVLGRLRDLLGDPLFTRQGQHLIPTQKALEIDRSLGDPLESLRQLLSPREFDPRSCDQTFNIATTDYAMQTILPFALPRIYQEAPNVSFNFLPLQHDRLSDQLTYEGADLAICRPTGPVEPLRSEVLGRVGVLCMLSKQHPLANEEMSLDDYLSYPHAMIAISDGVKALIEQALMEKPKRKMVLRAYHLEAALAIVDTLPIIITVPADLAYLVADRYDLVVKPLPFQFTPFEYSMIWHARCEHSPAQEWLRAVVREECSRLIAKRIEDMGLG; encoded by the coding sequence GTGGAATTAGAAGACATCTATCGTCGAGATCTTAACTTATTGGTCGCGCTTCGCGTGCTAATTGAAGAGAGCAGCGTCAGCAAAGCAGCAACGCGTCTGAATTTAAGCCAATCGGCTATGAGCCGCGTACTCGGTCGATTACGTGATTTGCTCGGCGATCCGTTGTTTACACGCCAAGGTCAGCACTTAATACCGACGCAAAAGGCGTTAGAAATCGATCGCTCTTTGGGGGACCCTCTGGAGTCACTGCGCCAATTACTTTCTCCACGAGAGTTTGACCCGCGTAGCTGTGATCAAACTTTTAATATTGCCACGACGGATTATGCGATGCAGACCATTCTGCCTTTCGCATTACCACGTATCTATCAAGAAGCGCCGAATGTATCGTTTAACTTTTTGCCGCTGCAACACGATCGTTTGTCTGATCAGTTAACTTATGAAGGCGCGGACTTAGCGATTTGTCGCCCTACGGGGCCGGTTGAACCATTACGTAGTGAAGTGTTAGGGCGAGTCGGTGTGCTGTGTATGCTCTCTAAGCAACACCCTTTGGCGAATGAAGAGATGAGCTTAGACGATTACTTAAGTTACCCACATGCAATGATTGCGATCAGTGATGGGGTAAAAGCGTTGATTGAACAAGCCTTAATGGAAAAGCCAAAACGTAAAATGGTGCTTCGTGCTTATCATCTGGAAGCCGCGCTGGCGATCGTTGATACGTTACCCATCATCATTACGGTACCTGCGGATTTAGCTTACTTGGTTGCCGATCGTTATGATTTGGTGGTGAAGCCATTACCATTCCAATTCACGCCGTTTGAGTACTCAATGATTTGGCATGCTCGCTGTGAGCACTCGCCCGCTCAAGAGTGGTTGCGTGCAGTGGTTCGTGAAGAGTGTAGCCGGCTTATTGCCAAACGAATTGAAGACATGGGGTTGGGTTGA
- the tusA gene encoding sulfurtransferase TusA: MSFNPELATKTLEAEGLRCPEPVMMVRKTIRNMQDGEVLLVKADDPSTTRDIPSFCRFMDHQLIAAQTEQLPYQYLIKKGLE, encoded by the coding sequence ATGAGTTTTAATCCTGAACTGGCGACAAAAACCTTAGAGGCGGAAGGATTACGCTGCCCAGAGCCAGTGATGATGGTCAGGAAGACAATTCGAAACATGCAAGATGGTGAAGTATTGCTAGTGAAAGCAGACGACCCATCAACGACTCGAGATATCCCGAGCTTCTGCCGATTCATGGATCACCAGTTGATAGCGGCACAAACGGAACAGCTTCCATACCAGTACCTGATTAAGAAAGGTTTGGAATAA
- the fadA gene encoding acetyl-CoA C-acyltransferase FadA → MTNQTRNVVVVDCLRTPMGRSKGGAFRHTRAEDLSARLMKGILARNPQVNPSEIEDIYWGCVQQTLEQGFNVARNAALLAGLPIEIGAVTVNRLCGSSMQALHDGTRAIMTGDAEICLIGGVEHMGHVPMNHGVDFHPGMSKTVAKAAGMMGLTAEMLGKLHGISREQQDEFAARSHARAHAATVEGRFKSEILPIEGHAADGTLFTLDHDEVIRPETSVEGLSQLRPVFDPTNGTVTAGTSSALSDGASAMLIMSEEKANELGLKIRARIKGMAIAGCDPSIMGYGPVPATQKALKRAGLSIEDMDVVELNEAFAAQSLPCAKDLGLLDVMDEKVNLNGGAIALGHPLGCSGSRISTTLINLMEAKDAKYGLATMCIGLGQGIATVFERP, encoded by the coding sequence ATGACTAATCAAACAAGAAACGTTGTCGTAGTCGATTGCCTACGTACTCCAATGGGTCGCTCTAAAGGTGGTGCTTTCCGTCATACACGAGCAGAAGACCTATCTGCGCGCCTAATGAAAGGTATTCTGGCGCGTAACCCACAGGTGAACCCAAGTGAGATTGAAGATATCTACTGGGGCTGTGTACAACAAACACTAGAACAAGGTTTTAACGTTGCACGTAATGCCGCTTTGCTTGCAGGTCTTCCGATTGAAATTGGTGCGGTGACGGTTAACCGCCTGTGTGGCTCATCAATGCAAGCGCTACACGATGGAACACGTGCCATCATGACTGGCGATGCTGAAATCTGTCTAATTGGTGGTGTCGAACACATGGGACACGTACCAATGAATCACGGCGTGGACTTCCACCCAGGTATGTCAAAGACGGTAGCAAAAGCAGCAGGCATGATGGGCTTAACGGCAGAAATGCTTGGTAAGTTGCATGGTATTAGCCGTGAGCAGCAAGACGAGTTTGCTGCGCGTTCTCATGCTCGTGCACATGCTGCAACCGTAGAGGGTCGCTTTAAAAGCGAAATCCTACCGATTGAAGGCCACGCAGCAGACGGCACGCTATTCACTCTAGATCACGATGAAGTGATTCGTCCTGAAACATCCGTTGAAGGCCTATCTCAACTTCGTCCAGTATTCGACCCTACTAACGGCACAGTAACAGCCGGTACATCATCGGCGCTGTCTGATGGTGCATCAGCGATGTTGATCATGAGTGAAGAGAAAGCCAATGAACTTGGCTTGAAGATTCGTGCACGCATCAAAGGCATGGCCATTGCGGGCTGCGATCCTTCCATCATGGGTTATGGTCCTGTACCAGCTACACAGAAAGCACTTAAGCGCGCAGGTCTATCAATTGAAGACATGGATGTGGTTGAGCTAAACGAAGCATTTGCGGCACAATCTCTGCCATGTGCAAAAGACCTAGGCCTACTTGATGTAATGGATGAGAAGGTCAACCTCAATGGCGGTGCGATTGCATTGGGGCACCCACTTGGCTGTTCTGGCTCACGTATCTCAACGACGCTAATCAACCTCATGGAAGCTAAAGACGCAAAATACGGTCTCGCAACCATGTGTATTGGTTTAGGTCAGGGGATTGCGACCGTATTTGAGCGACCTTAG
- a CDS encoding c-type cytochrome codes for MSKQRHGSAVLSMSFLSLGLSFSVVAEQSVVEVCADCHGQDGQARENTIPNLWGLSESYLTSQVKAFREQKRTSTFMQPIVHDLTDEQIKQAVAHYVAQPDAKTFTIKWRGETWPGDISLGEQIAYSGKWQDNVPACVSCHGPSGVGVDPSFPRLAGQNADYLKKTVDGLEARQASTGCAGLYGVDI; via the coding sequence ATGAGCAAGCAACGCCACGGAAGCGCAGTGCTTTCGATGTCATTTTTGTCGCTCGGTTTATCTTTTTCTGTTGTTGCAGAGCAATCTGTAGTGGAAGTTTGTGCCGATTGCCATGGGCAAGATGGACAAGCGAGAGAAAACACCATCCCCAACCTATGGGGGTTATCGGAATCTTATCTAACAAGCCAAGTTAAAGCGTTTCGCGAACAAAAACGCACCAGCACCTTCATGCAACCAATCGTGCATGACCTCACTGATGAACAAATCAAACAAGCCGTCGCTCACTATGTAGCTCAGCCTGACGCTAAAACATTCACCATTAAATGGCGTGGTGAAACGTGGCCGGGAGATATATCTCTGGGAGAACAAATCGCATACAGCGGTAAATGGCAAGATAACGTACCTGCTTGCGTGAGTTGCCACGGCCCGAGCGGCGTAGGCGTTGACCCTTCCTTTCCTCGACTTGCTGGGCAAAATGCGGATTATCTAAAAAAAACAGTTGATGGCTTGGAAGCAAGACAAGCGTCCACCGGGTGTGCTGGGCTCTATGGTGTCGATATCTAA
- a CDS encoding c-type cytochrome, translated as MNRYILYIVLLAPMVMAEDAYTELHEIGSMRDLKDNETHHQPQDWQSLPEGELGESIKRGYSLFMNTQQLHKSGKVNNGMNCTNCHIGGGQVADAAPMWAAYVSYPAYRGKNKRVNTFGDRLQGCFLYSMNAKDGKPPEVLSQEIKDLNAYSYWVSFGGVVDNNLPGRGFANIDKPKQEPDFARGEEVYQKQCAVCHAENGQGRQVAERYVFPPLWGKDSYNWGAGMHRINTAAAFIKANMPLGQGYSLSDQDAWDVALYINSHERPQEPRFKGNVEQTKEAFHQHNGTYGLPSPLDKHILGSQAY; from the coding sequence ATGAATCGATACATTTTGTACATTGTTCTGCTTGCTCCTATGGTGATGGCTGAAGACGCCTACACTGAACTGCATGAGATAGGTTCGATGCGTGATCTTAAAGATAACGAAACGCATCATCAGCCTCAAGATTGGCAAAGTTTACCAGAGGGAGAGTTAGGCGAATCCATCAAACGTGGTTATTCGTTGTTTATGAACACGCAGCAGCTGCACAAGTCAGGTAAAGTGAACAACGGCATGAACTGCACTAACTGCCACATTGGTGGTGGTCAGGTAGCCGATGCCGCGCCAATGTGGGCTGCGTATGTTTCTTACCCCGCGTATCGTGGTAAGAATAAACGCGTGAATACCTTTGGAGATCGTCTGCAAGGCTGCTTTCTTTATTCTATGAATGCGAAAGATGGCAAACCACCAGAGGTATTGAGCCAAGAGATCAAAGACCTCAACGCCTATTCCTATTGGGTGTCGTTTGGGGGGGTGGTAGATAACAACCTACCCGGACGTGGATTTGCGAATATTGATAAACCAAAGCAAGAACCTGATTTCGCTCGTGGGGAAGAGGTTTATCAAAAGCAATGTGCGGTTTGCCATGCAGAAAATGGGCAGGGACGACAAGTTGCTGAGCGTTACGTGTTCCCGCCATTATGGGGCAAAGACAGCTACAACTGGGGGGCAGGGATGCATCGTATCAACACGGCAGCGGCTTTCATTAAAGCCAATATGCCGCTTGGGCAGGGCTATAGTTTAAGTGATCAAGATGCTTGGGATGTGGCGCTGTACATTAACAGCCATGAGCGTCCACAGGAGCCAAGGTTTAAGGGGAATGTCGAGCAGACCAAAGAAGCATTCCATCAGCACAACGGAACCTATGGTCTGCCAAGTCCGCTCGATAAGCACATCCTTGGCTCTCAAGCGTATTAA